The following DNA comes from Candidatus Leptovillus gracilis.
CACGCTCCGAATAAACAAGAGACTGTTGGCTGAGAATACTCAGGTGGCGCGAGACTGTGGATTGGGACAGGTTTAAATCCTGGGCCAATGCGCCAACATGGCGCGGCTGCTGCGCCAACGCATACAAAATCTGAATCCGTTTGGGATCGGCCAACGCCTGACAACAACTGGCGTGTAACTGCGTTAACTGCGTATCTGAAGAAATCATCATGACACCATTTTGCCTACGGCCGTTCCACTCAATGAATCATTGTTAATGCTTGCATTATCTTGCTATAGTTTGCAATAGTATTTTATTGCA
Coding sequences within:
- a CDS encoding winged helix-turn-helix transcriptional regulator, translated to MMISSDTQLTQLHASCCQALADPKRIQILYALAQQPRHVGALAQDLNLSQSTVSRHLSILSQQSLVYSERDGVSVTYQLMDARIIEVLDTLRLLVYESLERKTAVLNGRVPA